The Achromobacter pestifer genome includes a region encoding these proteins:
- the hfq gene encoding RNA chaperone Hfq, with amino-acid sequence MSNKGQTLQDPFLNTLRKDHVPVSIYLVNGIKLQGQIESFDQYVVLLRNTVTQMVYKHAISTVVPARAVNFQVEVPAE; translated from the coding sequence ATGAGCAATAAAGGGCAAACTCTGCAAGATCCGTTCCTGAACACGCTGCGCAAGGACCATGTGCCCGTGTCGATCTACCTGGTGAACGGTATCAAGCTTCAAGGGCAAATCGAATCCTTCGACCAGTACGTGGTGCTGCTGCGCAATACGGTCACGCAAATGGTCTACAAGCACGCCATTTCGACCGTCGTTCCCGCGCGCGCCGTGAATTTTCAGGTGGAAGTCCCTGCTGAGTAA